A genome region from Nicotiana tabacum cultivar K326 chromosome 13, ASM71507v2, whole genome shotgun sequence includes the following:
- the LOC107824150 gene encoding ubiquitin carboxyl-terminal hydrolase 2-like, which produces MGKKAKKKARSGIKENRNPLASANPIDQRGSQNIDTPDVAVVVNDRNVCPHVEKVIDVEKVSAKLESSEPVRCEECREGVADRRASKTKGKHGKTKGGEQRSKAIWVCIVCGHFSCGGAGFPTTPQSHAVRHARQYHHPLAVQFENPQLRWCFPCNTLIHAKKVENDSEQKDVFQDIVKMIKKRPLERPTIDVEAVWFGSGSITTGIKSEASASLDADGKSGYIVRGLVNLGNTCFFNSIMQNLLAMNRLQDYFLKFDGFAGPITAALKKLFSETSNEGALKKTVNPKAFFGSICAKAPQFRGYQQQDSHELLRCLLDRLCTEELTARKQIKSSQDGGKSLSACPTFVDNIFGGRLSSTVSCLECGHTSVVHEPFLDLSLPVPTKKPPAKGAKSVFRAKKSKPPMRSVEVRPKVSRDAAPLNAQSAQGDEEKSVSQGMAVPSADVLQDSIDARVMAENMGLTSQNLCSSPKSDNAQNCEGVCRQLASVDNFTWLDYLDQDTLPNGDDTLSRVDRMLTDQVSETENSVQPVDALQNNLHTDTEMKLTCIDSACSPNDLMCLNDQGQSKSPDCDIASEFSKKLLVKESGTIDAINVEHSSAFCSQICSMDSNLGTDSYTKLSEDETPLRLQDSEVLLLPYKEVTSTAGDMLKGGCEVSSAAAVCEPDSLDFNGFGDLFNEPDSDAQPSEQPLCSAAASQANGSGESDPEEVDNRDAPVSVESCLAYFTKPELLSKTEHAWKCENCTKVLKEKRMRFKNKLAKPRSHNMMNGHEDQNPNGASSSGEIFDDRLLSQKGTSPRVEQDSASWLSENGTQENQGEANSQVNSDFKSNDVQLLEAPLISANSESEESETEATDVKCVKVERDAMKRILIDKVPPILTIHLKRFSQDARGRLSKLSGHVNFRDTIDLKPYIKTRCLQKEIYKYRLIGVVEHSGTMRGGHYVAYVRGAPKITGKDKNTAEDFVWYYASDAYVREVSLEEVLGCEAYILFYEQT; this is translated from the exons AAAAAAGCGAGAAGTGGTATCAAGGAGAATCGGAATCCCTTAGCATCAGCAAATCCTATTGATCAAAGGGGCAGTCAGAATATTGATACTCCTGATGTTGCAGTTGTTGTAAACGATAGAAATGTATGTCCACATGTCGAGAAGGTTATTGATGTGGAGAAAGTCTCCGCTAAACTTGAGTCTTCGGAACCTGTTCGGTGTGAGGAGTGCAGGGAAGGAGTAGCTGATAGACGAGCTAGTAAGACGAAAGGCAAACATGGAAAAACAAAGGGAGGTGAGCAAAGGTCTAAAGCCATTTGGGTCTGTATAGTATGCGGCCATTTCTCGTGTGGAGGTGCTGGGTTCCCTACTACACCTCAGAGCCATGCAGTTCGGCATGCAAGACAGTACCATCACCCTCTTGCTGTACAGTTTGAAAATCCTCAACTGCGCTGGTGTTTTCCGTGTAATACACTGATTCATGCTAAGAAAGTAGAGAATGACAGTGAACAGAAAGATGTATTTCAGGACATTGTCAAGATGATTAAAAAGCGGCCGTTAGAAAGGCCGACTATTGATGTGGAGGCTGTTTGGTTTGGGAGTGGGAGTATCACTACCGGGATCAAATCAGAAGCTTCTGCTTCACTTGATGCTGATGGAAAAAGTGGTTATATAGTTAGGGGACTGGTTAATTTAGGGAACACATGTTTTTTCAATTCAATAATGCAGAACCTACTGGCAATGAATAGACTACAGGATTACTTCCTTAAGTTTGATGGATTTGCTGGTCCTATTACTGCTGCTCTGAAGAAGCTCTTTTCTGAGACAAGCAATGAAGGTGCCTTGAAAAAAACTGTAAATCCAAAAGCTTTCTTTGGTTCAATCTGTGCAAAGGCTCCACAATTTCGAGGATACCAACAGCAGGACAGTCACGAATTGCTTCGTTGTTTACTTGATCGTCTGTGTACTGAGGAATTGACCGCCAGAAAACAAATCAAATCTTCTCAGGATGGTGGCAAATCCCTAAGTGCATGTCCAACTTTTGTTGATAACATCTTTGGTGGTCGACTCTCAAGCACCGTTAGTTGTCTGGAGTGTGGGCACACGTCAGTAGTGCATGAACCATTCTTGGATCTCTCATTGCCCGTTCCAACTAAAAAACCTCCAGCTAAAGGAGCTAAATCAGTATTCCGTGCCAAAAAATCAAAACCTCCTATGAGAAGTGTAGAAGTTCGCCCTAAAGTTAGCAGAGATGCAGCTCCTCTTAATGCTCAAAGTGCCCAAGGAGATGAGGAGAAATCTGTCTCTCAAGGAATGGCAGTTCCTTCTGCTGATGTATTGCAAGATTCCATTGATGCTCGTGTTATGGCTGAAAATATGGGATTAACTTCACAGAACTTATGTTCCTCTCCTAAGTCTGATAATGCACAAAATTGCGAGGGCGTGTGTAGGCAGTTGGCTTCAGTGGACAATTTCACATGGTTGGATTATCTTGATCAGGATACACTGCCAAATGGTGATGACACGCTTTCACGAGTTGATCGCATGCTGACTGATCAGGTTTCTGAAACTGAAAATTCTGTTCAACCTGTTGACGCTTTGCAGAATAATCTGCATACTGATACAGAGATGAAGTTGACATGTATAGACAGCGCTTGTTCTCCTAATGATTTAATGTGCTTGAATGATCAAGGACAATCCAAATCACCAGACTGCGATATAGCTTCTGAATTCAGTAAAAAGTTACTGGTTAAAGAATCTGGAACGATAGATGCTATAAATGTTGAGCATAGCTCAGCATTCTGCAGCCAGATTTGCTCTATGGATTCAAATCTTGGAACAGATTCATATACGAAGCTGTCGGAAGATGAAACCCCTCTACGGTTGCAAGATTCCGAGGTTCTGTTACTTCCTTACAAAGAAGTAACCTCAACTGCTGGTGACATGTTAAAAGGAGGTTGCGAGGTATCCTCAGCTGCTGCTGTTTGTGAACCGGATTCATTGGACTTCAATGGTTTTGGAGACTTATTTAATGAACCTGATTCTGACGCACAACCTTCTGAACAGCCTTTGTGTAGTGCTGCTGCTTCTCAGGCCAATGGTAGCGGCGAGTCTGATCCGGAAGAGGTTGATAATAGAGATGCTCCAGTGTCAGTGGAGAGTTGTTTGGCTTATTTTACAAAGCCCGAGCTTCTTTCCAAAACTGAACATGCTTGGAAATGTGAAAATTGCACAAAAGTTCTGAAAGAAAAGAGGATGAGATTTAAGAATAAATTGGCGAAGCCTAGATCGCATAATATGATGAATGGACACGAGGACCAAAATCCAAATGGTGCATCTTCTTCAGGAGAAATTTTTGACGACAGGTTGTTGTCCCAAAAGGGAACCAGTCCTCGAGTTGAGCAAGATTCAGCCTCTTGGCTATCAGAAAACGGCACACAGGAAAATCAGGGTGAAGCTAATAGTCAAGTGAATAGTGACTTTAAGAGCAATGACGTTCAACTGCTGGAAGCTCCATTGATTTCTGCTAATTCTGAATCTGAAGAAAGTGAGACTGAGGCGACAGATGTTAAATGTGTTAAAGTTGAGAGAGATGCAATGAAAAGGATCCTAATTGATAAGGTCCCTCCTATTTTGACAATTCACCTGAAGAGGTTCAGTCAAGATGCTCGAGGGCGCCTAAGTAAGCTGAGTGGCCATGTAAATTTTAGGGATACCATTGATCTCAAACCATATATTAAAACCAG GTGCCTGCAGAAGGAGATATACAAATACCGCCTTATTGGTGTAGTCGAACACTCAGGGACGATGAGGGGAGGTCATTATGTTGCTTATGTTAGAGGAGCTCCTAAGATCACTGGGAAAGACAAGAACACCGCGGAAGATTTTGTATGGTATTATGCAAGCGATGCTTATGTTCGCGAGGTCTCTTTGGAAGAAGTTCTTGGCTGTGAGGCATACATTTTATTCTACGAACAAacttga
- the LOC107824147 gene encoding xyloglucan endotransglucosylase/hydrolase protein 2-like: MDFLLLSVLLVLSRVFEGQALPFDKNYRISWGDKNVKPFRNGEEIQLSLNNFSGSGIQSKLSYGSGSFKMKIKLPSKDSAGVVTSFYLISHRSQHDELDFEFLGNREGKPYTLQTNVFANGIGDREQRIQLWFDPTANFHEYSILWNSHQIVFFVDEVPIRVYKNKSHRGVGYPTQPMQSEATIWNGETWATENGSAKINWSNSPFTAQFQGFTIEGCPFSNYSLNCNSTKFWWNSKQLWKLTSGQEKSYKDIRRKYMTYNYCKDTNRFQTLPPECTK, from the exons ATGGATTTCCTTCTACTAAGTGTTCTTTTGGTATTAAGTAGAGTTTTTGAAGGTCAAGCTTTACCATTTGATAAAAATTACAGGATTTCTTGGGGGGACAAAAATGTGAAGCCCTTTAGAAATGGAGAAGAAATTCAGCTATCCCTTAATAATTTTTCTG GATCTGGAATTCAGTCCAAACTAAGTTATGGCTCGGGATCcttcaaaatgaaaataaagctaCCCAGCAAAGACTCAGCTGGAGTAGTGACGTCCTTCTAT CTGATTTCACATAGAAGCCAACATGATGAATTAGATTTCGAGTTTTTAGGTAATAGAGAAGGAAAACCATACACATTGCAAACAAACGTATTTGCAAATGGTATTGGTGACAGAGAGCAAAGGATTCAGCTTTGGTTCGATCCAACCGCCAACTTTCATGAGTACTCAATCCTATGGAACTCACATCAAATTGT ATTTTTCGTAGACGAAGTACCCATTAGGGTTTACAAGAACAAATCCCATAGAGGAGTTGGATACCCTACACAACCAATGCAATCAGAGGCTACAATATGGAATGGAGAAACTTGGGCAACTGAAAATGGAAGTGCCAAAATCAATTGGTCTAATTCTCCATTCACAGCTCAATTCCAAGGCTTTACTATTGAAGGTTGCCCATTTTCTAATTATAGTTTGAACTGTAATTCTACCAAGTTCTGGTGGAATTCTAAGCAACTTTGGAAACTAACTTCTGGTCAAGAAAAATCATATAAAGACATTAGACGCAAATATATGACTTATAATTACTGCAAAGACACCAATAGATTTCAAACCCTTCCCCCAGAATGTACGAAGTGA
- the LOC107824151 gene encoding O-fucosyltransferase 1, whose amino-acid sequence MRRPGHRQPLKQQLGGVKAMFARLSIAVIVLVICMLMLITTMSSSNSNGPSAEIDAETLWGTADSKGWRPSSAPRSDWPPPPSESNGYLRVRCNGGLNQQRSAICNAVLAARIMNATLVLPELDANSFWHDDSGFQGIYDVEHFIKTLKYDVRIVESIPEIRKNGKVKKIKAKQIRPPRDAPISWYTTEALKTMKEHGAIYLTPFSHRLAEEIDNPEYQRLRCRVNYHALQFKPHIMELSNSIVNKLRTQGHFMTIHLRFEMDMLAFAGCFDIFFPEEQKILKKYRQENFAEKRLVYDERRAIGKCPLTPEEVGLILRAMGFDNSTRIYLAAGELFGGERFMKPFRSMFPRLENHSTVDTTGELGKNTRGLLGSAVDYMVCLLSDIFMPTYDGPSNFANNLLGHRLYYGFRTTIRPDRKALAPIFIGREKGHTAGFEEAVRRAMLKTNFGGPHKRISPESFYTNSWPECFCQKSAVNPADKCPPDDIQDILESQLENEGISDFDASRSNLTSAVDK is encoded by the exons ATGCGGAG GCCAGGGCATCGGCAACCGCTGAAGCAACAATTAGGAGGCGTTAAGGCTATGTTCGCGAGGCTTTCGATTGCTGTAATCGTACTCGTGATCTGTATGCTCATGCTTATAACGACGATGTCGAGTAGTAACAGTAACGGTCCTTCAGCTGAG ATCGATGCGGAGACACTCTGGGGAACTGCAGATTCTAAGGGTTGGAGGCCGTCATCTGCTCCTCGATCAGATTGGCCTC CTCCTCCAAGTGAAAGCAATGGCTATTTACGGGTTCGATGTAATGGTGGTCTGAACCAACAACGTAGTGCG ATCTGTAATGCAGTTCTTGCTGCAAGAATTATGAATGCTACACTGGTGCTACCTGAGTTGGATGCAAATTCCTTCTGGCACGATGATAG TGGATTTCAAGGTATCTATGATGTTGAACATTTTATCAAGACATTGAAGTATGATGTAAGAATAGTGGAAAGCATTCCAGAAATTCGGAAAAATGGGAAGGTCAAGAAGATAAAAGCAAAACAG ATTCGACCACCTAGAGATGCTCCTATCAGTTGGTATACAACAGAGGCTCTAAAGACGATGAAGGAACATGGTGCCATTTATCTTACTCCTTTTTCACATCGACTGGCAGAAGAGATTGATAATCCTGAGTACCAGCGGTTGAGATGTCGAGTTAATTATCATGCTCTTCAATTTAAGCCTCATATTATGGAGTTAAGCAACTCAATAGTCAATAAACTTCGTACGCAAGGCCACTTTATGACGATACACCTTCGTTTTGAGATGGATATGCTAGCATTTGCTGG GTGCTTTGACATATTTTTTCCTGAAGAGCAAAAGATTTTGAAGAAGTATAGGCAGGAAAATTTTGCAGAAAAAAGACTTGTTTACGATGAAAGAAGGGCGATTGGGAAATGTCCACTAACTCCAGAAGAG GTGGGTCTTATTTTACGTGCAATGGGTTTTGACAACTCTACCAGGATATACCTTGCTGCAGGCGAGCTTTTTGGTGGTGAACGATTCATGAAACCTTTCCGGTCCATGTTCCCACGCTTGGAGAACCATAGTACAGTGGACACCACGGGTGAGCTAGGTAAGAACACAAGGGGCTTGTTAGGCTCAGCTGTGGATTATATGGTCTGTCTTCTCTCTGATATTTTCATGCCAACTTATGATGGTCCAAGCAATTTTGCGAACAATCTCCTTGGTCACCGGCTATACTATGGTTTTCGCACAACAATCCGACCTGATAGGAAAGCGCTGGCCCCTATCTTTATCGGTCGTGAAAAGGGTCATACAGCAGGTTTTGAGGAAGCAGTTAGGCGTGCCATGTTAAAGACAAACTTTGGTGGACCTCATAAGCGGATCTCACCTGAATCATTTTATACTAATTCTTGGCCTGAGTGCTTTTGTCAAAAATCAGCTGTAAATCCTGCTGATAAATGTCCACCAGATGATATTCAAGATATCTTAGAAAGTCAACTGGAGAATGAAGGAATCAGTGACTTCGACGCAAGCAGATCAAATTTAACGTCAGCTGTGGATAAATAG
- the LOC107824152 gene encoding uncharacterized protein LOC107824152 — protein MSLSRQLLRKIPSQTLKPYLRSISTAAADSSTTAPSHHNHHQRNHEFLPPSNYLNSWTASKDPKEAEAKLALLRREYAKKVKEVRKEYIQEMELQRIEKMRKAEAKKEAQRIANEERKAAKAAEKKAKAMEREAAEEEFRKTLLKERQEKLEYWRMREMKFSEKKKDKRDLVRRQSSIWIDEKELEKKTLEVICDAIQL, from the exons ATGTCGCTTTCCCGGCAGCTCCTCCGTAAAATCCCATcccaaaccctaaaaccctatCTCCGATCCATTTCCACCGCCGCCGCCGATTCCTCCACCACCGCACCGTCGCACCACAACCACCACCAGCGCAACCACGAGTTCCTTCCGCCGAGTAACTATCTGAATTCATGGACAGCTTCTAAGGATCCTAAGGAGGCGGAGGCTAAACTCGCCCTTTTACGCCGCGAATATGCGAAAAAGGTGAAGGAGGTACGGAAAGAGTATATACAAGAAATGGAACTTCAGAGGATTGAGAAGATGAGAAAAGCTGAAGCTAAAAAGGAGGCTCAGAGGATTGCTAATGAGGAGCGTAAAGCTGCTAAGGCCGCTGAGAAAAAAGCGAAGGCGATGGAAAGAGAGGCTGCTGAAGAGGAGTTCCGCAAAACCCTG CTTAAAGAAAGACAGGAAAAGCTTGAATATTGGAGGATGAGGGAAATGAAGTTCtcagagaagaagaaagataaacGCGACCTTGTACGACGGCAAAGTTCTATATGGATTGATGAAAAAGAGTTGGAGAAAAAGACACTTGAGGTTATTTGTGATGCTATTCAACTTTGA
- the LOC107824154 gene encoding alkaline ceramidase-like isoform X1: protein MADDISSFWGPVTSTKEWCEPNYVLSSYIAEFFNTISNVPCIILALIGLVNALRQRFEKRFSVLHMSNIILAIGSMIYHATLRQMKKVIHIIDMITYKMKMQQQGDETPMVWEMLLYFYILYSPDWHYKSTMPTFLFLYGALFAIAHSQIRFDIGFMLHYALLCLLCIPRTYKYYIHTEDRSAKQIAKLYVATLLVGAVCWLCDRLFCKDISRWYFNPQGHALWHGLMGFNAYFANTFLMYCRAQQREWNPKIKHFLGFFPYVKIQKPKVQ from the exons ATGGCAGATGACATTTCAAGCTTTTGGGGTCCTGTAACATCTACTAAAGAGTGGTGTGAGCCAAATTATGTCCTCTCCTCCTATATTGCAGAGTTCTTTAATACCATCTCAAATGTCCCATGCATTATTCTGGCTTTGATTGGTCTTGTGAATGCCCTCAGACAGCGGTTTGAGAAAAGGTTCAGTGTCCTCCATATGTCAAATATAATACTTGCCATAGGGAGCATGATTTACCATGCCACGTTGCGGCAGAT GAAGAAGGTAATCCATATTATTGACATGATTACCTATAAAATGAAAAT GCAACAGCAAGGTGATGAGACACCCATGGTCTGGGAAATGCTTCTCTATTTTTACATCCTTTATTCACCAGATTGGCATTACAAGAGTACAATGCCCACGTTTTTATTCCTTTACGGTGCACTATTTGCCATTGCGCATTCACAGATTCGCTTTGATATTGGTTTCATGCTACATTATGCACTATTGTGCCTTCTTTGCATTCCTCGCACATATAAGTATTACATTCATACAGAAGACAGATCTGCAAAGCAGATTGCAAAGTTATATGTGGCCACTTTATTAGTCGGAGCTGTTTGCTGGCTGTGTGATCGTCTATTCTGCAAGGACATTTCGCGCTGGTACTTTAATCCACAGGGTCACGCACTATGGCATGGCCTTATGGGTTTTAACGCGTACTTTGCTAATACTTTCTTGATGTATTGTCGCGCTCAGCAAAGAGAATGGAATCCAAAAATCAAGCACTTCCTCGGATTTTTTCCATACGTAAAAATCCAGAAACCAAAAGTTCAGTAG
- the LOC107824154 gene encoding alkaline ceramidase-like isoform X2 gives MADDISSFWGPVTSTKEWCEPNYVLSSYIAEFFNTISNVPCIILALIGLVNALRQRFEKRFSVLHMSNIILAIGSMIYHATLRQMQQQGDETPMVWEMLLYFYILYSPDWHYKSTMPTFLFLYGALFAIAHSQIRFDIGFMLHYALLCLLCIPRTYKYYIHTEDRSAKQIAKLYVATLLVGAVCWLCDRLFCKDISRWYFNPQGHALWHGLMGFNAYFANTFLMYCRAQQREWNPKIKHFLGFFPYVKIQKPKVQ, from the exons ATGGCAGATGACATTTCAAGCTTTTGGGGTCCTGTAACATCTACTAAAGAGTGGTGTGAGCCAAATTATGTCCTCTCCTCCTATATTGCAGAGTTCTTTAATACCATCTCAAATGTCCCATGCATTATTCTGGCTTTGATTGGTCTTGTGAATGCCCTCAGACAGCGGTTTGAGAAAAGGTTCAGTGTCCTCCATATGTCAAATATAATACTTGCCATAGGGAGCATGATTTACCATGCCACGTTGCGGCAGAT GCAACAGCAAGGTGATGAGACACCCATGGTCTGGGAAATGCTTCTCTATTTTTACATCCTTTATTCACCAGATTGGCATTACAAGAGTACAATGCCCACGTTTTTATTCCTTTACGGTGCACTATTTGCCATTGCGCATTCACAGATTCGCTTTGATATTGGTTTCATGCTACATTATGCACTATTGTGCCTTCTTTGCATTCCTCGCACATATAAGTATTACATTCATACAGAAGACAGATCTGCAAAGCAGATTGCAAAGTTATATGTGGCCACTTTATTAGTCGGAGCTGTTTGCTGGCTGTGTGATCGTCTATTCTGCAAGGACATTTCGCGCTGGTACTTTAATCCACAGGGTCACGCACTATGGCATGGCCTTATGGGTTTTAACGCGTACTTTGCTAATACTTTCTTGATGTATTGTCGCGCTCAGCAAAGAGAATGGAATCCAAAAATCAAGCACTTCCTCGGATTTTTTCCATACGTAAAAATCCAGAAACCAAAAGTTCAGTAG
- the LOC107824148 gene encoding triacylglycerol lipase 2-like: MALIRKLITTILIVIFFVSIVSAARNRLQILSDQNEDGICISMVETQGYGCEEHKVTTEDGYILSLQRIPKGISGKAATKPPVLLQHGLLMDGITWLLNPPDQSLAFILADEGYDVWIANTRGTKYSQGHTSLSPQDPAYWEWSWDELVDFDLPATLKYVHDQTGQKLHYVGHSLGTLIALAAISQNKLVDMLRSAALLSPIAYLGQVRSPLAKSASKDFIAEGLYWLGIHEFDPRGDAVVKLLQKICQDPGNNCSDLMSSFTGPNCCVNSSRTDIFLEHEPQATATKNMVHIAQMTRKGTIEKYDYGNDEENNKHYGQPTPPKYIMANIPNDIPLFLGYGGADYLSDVTDVQTLLDKLQNHDPDKLVLQYREDYAHADFVFGMNAKQVVYNPLMAFFKLN; the protein is encoded by the exons ATGGCTTTAATTAGAAAGCTAATTACTacaattttaatagttattttcttTGTATCAATAGTTTCTGCAGCTAGGAATAGATTGCAAATATTGAGTGATCAAAATGAAGATGGTATTTGTATTTCTATGGTGGAAACTCAAGGCTATGGTTGTGAAGAACATAAG gtGACAACTGAGGATGGTTATATTCTCAGTTTACAGAGAATTCCTAAGGGAATATCTGGAAAGGCAGCAACTAAGCCACCTGTTCTTCTGCAACATGGACTATTGATG GATGGAATTACATGGCTGTTAAATCCTCCAGATCAATCTTTAGCTTTCATTTTAGCTGATGAAGGTTATGATGTTTGGATTGCAAATACAAGAGGAACTAAATATAGCCAAGGACATACTTCACTTAGTCCTCAAGATCCA GCATATTGGGAATGGTCATGGGATGAATTGGTGGATTTCGATTTACCTGCTACACTTAAGTATGTTCATGATCAAACTGGCCAAAAGCTACACTATGTTGGCCATTCTCtg GGGACCCTAATTGCATTGGCTGCAATTTCACAAAATAAGTTGGTAGACATGTTGAGATCAGCAGCTTTGTTAAGTCCTATTGCTTATTTGGGGCAAGTGAGATCTCCTCTTGCAAAAAGTGCATCTAAAGATTTTATAGCTGAA GGTTTGTATTGGTTGGGAATCCATGAATTTGATCCAAGAGG AGATGCTGTTGTCAAACTTTTGCAAAAAATCTGCCAAGATCCAGGCAACAATTGCAGTGACTTGATGTCTTCTTTCACTG GTCCAAATTGCTGTGTGAACTCTTCAAGAACTGATATTTTTCTTGAGCATGAACCACAGGCAACAGCAACAAAAAACATGGTCCATATTGCCCAAA TGACAAGAAAAGGGACCATAGAAAAATATGACTATGGAAATGATGAAGAAAACAACAAACACTATGGTCAGCcaacacctccaaaatatataATGGCAAATATCCCAAATGATATACCTCTTTTCTTAGGCTATGGAGGGGCAGATTATCTTTCTGATGTGACTGATGTGCAAACTCTATTAGATAAGTTGCAAAATCATGATCCAGACAAACTTGTGTTGCAATATAGAGAAGATTATGCACATGCTGATTTTGTTTTTGGTATGAATGCTAAACAAGTTGTATATAATCCTCTTATGGCTTTCTTTAAGCTTAATTGA